The genomic stretch CtcataaaggaagaaattcaTAGAATTTTTCTCTCCAGTAACAAAATATGGACAGAAATGTCTGATGTAGGTTTTAGTGAGCAAACAGTAACCATACTTTAGTCAAAAtacattaacaaatattttctaggTTTAAATCTCTCACAGTGCagagtgctctctctctctctctctctctctctctctatctatctatctatccatccatcccccAAGAACTTTAGGATTGACTAAAAACAACCAGAGGACTCATCCAGTAAAAATACCATCTATGCATCTACCATTCCTATGAAATTAATAAGGATTTCTGTTcctaaatttcataatttttgaagGAGACCTCGTTGTGCCTTCCTACTAAAATCATAAAGTCTTTACAATCTTTAGTCTAAGGGCTCCAAATGGGTAACAGtgtgtgaaaaaataaatggagcaACACAAAAGTCTGGAAGAGACTAAGCTGAAAAGTCATTTgtattaaaataaaggaaaatgaggaATTTTTGTCTACCTTATAGAATAACAGTTTCCTTACCAGGCACAATGAGAATGTTTGTATTTGGGTTGATGGGTTGTTCATTCTTGAGCCAGCTGAGATCAGGAGGGGGGATCCCGGAGAACTCACAGGTCAAAGAGATGAAATTGTTCACCACAACAGTCAGATTTTCAGGGTTAGGACCAATGACACTTGGAGGAACTGCAATAGTAAATGTAGTAAAAGTAAAATCTGATGTTATCAGCACATATATTCCAATTTACTAAAAATAGGTCCAACTACCACATTCTGTTAAAGCACTTAGGTTCCTacaaatatctaaatattttgTTGTGAAAACCAATCTTGCTgtctttcttcttaaaattttctaatgCCTTCAACAAATTCATGTCCAgcagtttcatttcttcccaaACAAAAAAGTAATCCAGAATTTTCGAAAGCAGAATTAGTGTgcattttatttgtaaaacacaGATGATAATTTATAAGATGGTTTTGTCAATATACAGAGGAAGACCCAGTAGTGCTTTTTATTAAGTGCATttgaatattatttcttttaacattagaTCTTTATTTAAAGTTCTTCTTTTCCTGCTTAAAGCaatgataatggatggtggtggtgataatagcacaataatgtgaatgtaattaacaccactgaattatacatttgaatgtgtttaaaaggaaattttaggttgtatatatgatactagaataaatttttgttttacaaaaaacccataggactgtacaacacagtgaaccctaatgtaaaccacagactatagtttatagtacaattataataatattctttcatcaattgtaacaaatatactacatgaatgcaaggtgttactaatgGGGGAGTATAttggaactttgtattttatgcatgattttctataaacctacaacttctataataaaaaataatgtaaatcagCAACTTTTGAGATGagcaaaaaatttaagaaatgagtAACAGTATCAAGTTttatcaaaaaattcaaaaatcaaaagtaatgttgaaagtggagaaaaaagaatcagatccATAATGCAATATCAcatatattttaacaatatatgCTTCATAAGAACACATGCAAATGGAAGGAAAAACATCATATACAATCAAATGGTTCCCTATGAAGGGGGAAGGGAATGGAACTGAGGAAGGGGCataaaaatgaatcaataaatgagtgaatgaataggTGAATGACTagattaataaataaaagatctTGCTTAAATGAAGATAGTAAGCCCTGAATTAACAATACAGTGGTTAATATAATACTATATTATATTAAGACTGAGGTCTTAAAACTACATCAAAAACCAAAATAGAATATGAAAAAGGCaaaatctctttttccttttaataccaCATTGATGATTATTTTTCATCCATTAATTTTACTATTCCTTCATGCATGcatccattcattccttcattcatttatcaaacatttatcGAATAGCTCCCATATGCTACACATTTGCTAGGTGATGGTGATGCAGTGTGAAAATCATTATAGGCAACACTGATATTGAGTCAACAGTCTGGTCGGAGTGACAGACATTGAcaaaacgttttttttttttttttttttttttttttttttttttttttctcattaaactttgttttaatgggtctcaaaattctgtgacagatttttggtcattgtttccatttaaaaagtactgattttaaaaactaataacttaaaactgccacacaaaaacaaatggtccacaaaacattcctttccttctgaaagttttacgatgcattgttatcattaaccagtcttttactattaaacttaaatggccaattgagacaaacagttctgagactgttcttccaccactgattaaaactggggtggcaggtgttataggtaatattcatttagccttctgagctttctgggcagacttggtgaccttgccagctccagcagccttcttgtccACAGCCTTGATGACACCCACAGCAACTGTCTGTCTCATATCCCGAACAGCAAAACGACCCAGAGGAGGATAATCAGAGAAGCTCTCAACACACATGGGCTTGCCAGGAACCATATCAACGATGGCAGCAtcaccagatttcagaaatttggggccatcttccagcttcttaccaGAACGACGATCAATCTTCTCCTTCAGCTCAGCAAACTTGCAAGCAATGTGAGCTGTGTGACAATCCAGCACAGGTGCATAGCCAGCACTGATTTGGCCTGGATGGTTCAGAATAATCACCTGAGCAGTAAAACCAGCTGCTTCCATCGGTGGATCGTTTTTGCTGTCACCAGCCACATTGCCACGACGAACATCTTTTACAGACACGTTCTTGACATTGAAGCCCACGTTGTCCCCGGGAAGAGCTTCactcaaagcttcatggtgcatcTCAACAGACTTGACTTCAGTTGTAACGTTGACTGGAGCAAAGGTGACCACCATGCCCGGTTTGAGAACACCAGTCTCCACTCGGCCCACAGGGACAGTACCAATACCACCAATTTTGTAGACATCCTGAAGAGGCAGACGCAAGGGTTTGTCAGTTGGACGAGTGGGTGGCAGGATGCAATCCAAAGCTTCAAGCAGTGTGGTTCCACTGGCATTGCCATCCTTACGGGTGACTTTCCATCCCTTGAACCAAGGCATGTTAGCACTTGGCTCCAGCATGTTGTCACCATTCCAACCAGAAATTGGCACAAATGCTACTGTGTCGGGGTTGTagccaattttcttaatgtaggtgctgACTTCCTTAACGATTTCCTCGTATCTCTTCTGGCTGTAGGGTGGCTCAGTAGAATCCATTTTGTTAACAccaacaattagttgtttcacacccAGTGTGTAAGCCAGAAGAGCATGCTCACGGGTCTGCCCATTCTTGGAGATACCAGCTTCAAATTCACCAACACCAGCAGCAACAATCAGGACAGCACAGTCAGCCTGAGATGTGCctgtaatcatgtttttaataaagtctctGTGCCCTGGGGCATCAATGATGGTCACATAGTACTTGCTGGTCTCAAATTTCCACAGGGAGATATCAATGGTAATACCACGCTCACGTTCAGCTTTCAGTTTATCCAAGACCCAGGCATATTTGAAGgacccctttcccatctcagcagcctccttctcaaatttttcGATGGTTCTTTTGTCGATTCCACCACATTTGTAGATCAGGTGGCCAGTAGTGGTGGATTTGCCCGAATCTACGTGTCCAATAACGACAATGTTGAtatgagtcttttcctttcccattttggcttaagAATCAGGGATGGTTTTCACGACACCTGTGTTCTGGCGGCAAACCCGTTGCGAAAAAGCGACAAAACGTTTTTTGAGTGCTTATACTGTTCCGGGCACTATTCCAAACACTCCACATATACTATCTCTTTGAATCATCATACAATGTTATGACTTAGGTATCATTCTTATCCTCATACtatagatgaggaatctgagggaTAGAGAGCTTAGCCTATTGCCTAAGTTTACACACAGCTAGTTACTGGCAGAGACAGACTGGGAAGCTAAGCAGGCTGGGTCTAGAGTCCTTATTCTTAGCTATTGTTCTATACTGTTCACAAATTACAAGTGTGATAAGTAGTATGCAGAAAGGCATGGTGACAAGGGTAGGTAGGGTGATCCATAAACTAGTTTTGGTATCAgtgaggcttcctggaggaagttaCATTTAAGGTGAAACTTGAAATATGAACAGGTTTTACCTAAGTGGAAGAGAGTAAAGAGACGTAGTTTCCAGAAAGAAGGcacagcatatgcaaaggcccAAATGGGTAAAAGAACATGGCACCTGGATGGCTAGGAGTTTGAAGAGCAAGGGGCAGGGGAGGATTAAAGGGCTAAGCAAATATAAGATCCTATAGGACCTTCTGAGCATCACTAAGAATGTTGAATTATACCCTAAGGAAAATGGACAGCAGAAGAGTGGTTtgatgaaaaattaatttaaaagtaacatcaATCTGCCTGCAGTGGAAAGAATTTATTAGAAGGCTAGCAAGGACTCAGAGAGACTAGTTAGGAGGCTCTGGGTGCTGTCTATACAGCAGATTATGGTAGTTGGGCCCAGGATGGTGCCAGAGGAATCAAGAAAAGGGGGTGGTACCCAGAACATTTTGTAAGTAGAATTGTCAGGACTTTTGGGGATGAGattgagggagggggaggagtaAGGGATGATTCCCAGATTTCTGGATAGATGGTGGTTTCCTTTGCTGAGATAGAGATCACTGGAGGAGAAACATGTTTTGGGGAAAAGATAATGAGCTCAGTTTTATACATGTTGTTTTAGCCTGCTATTAGACATTTGTATCAATAAGTATATATTTGGATATAAGGATCTTCAGCTCTTGAGGGGGCCCTGGCTATggataaaaatttggaaattacGAGCACATAGACAGCAACTGAAGTTTAGGAGTGTATGAGATCACCTAGGAGTAAAGCAGGAAGGAAGCAAGATCTAGGGCACTGAGACCTACAAAGTGTAATGGTTGGGTAGGGGAGGAGGAACTAGGCAAAGCAACTGGGaacaagatactgaaaaagcaagATATAAACAAGGAGAGTGGGTG from Choloepus didactylus isolate mChoDid1 chromosome 2, mChoDid1.pri, whole genome shotgun sequence encodes the following:
- the LOC119526215 gene encoding elongation factor 1-alpha 1, whose translation is MGKEKTHINIVVIGHVDSGKSTTTGHLIYKCGGIDKRTIEKFEKEAAEMGKGSFKYAWVLDKLKAERERGITIDISLWKFETSKYYVTIIDAPGHRDFIKNMITGTSQADCAVLIVAAGVGEFEAGISKNGQTREHALLAYTLGVKQLIVGVNKMDSTEPPYSQKRYEEIVKEVSTYIKKIGYNPDTVAFVPISGWNGDNMLEPSANMPWFKGWKVTRKDGNASGTTLLEALDCILPPTRPTDKPLRLPLQDVYKIGGIGTVPVGRVETGVLKPGMVVTFAPVNVTTEVKSVEMHHEALSEALPGDNVGFNVKNVSVKDVRRGNVAGDSKNDPPMEAAGFTAQVIILNHPGQISAGYAPVLDCHTAHIACKFAELKEKIDRRSGKKLEDGPKFLKSGDAAIVDMVPGKPMCVESFSDYPPLGRFAVRDMRQTVAVGVIKAVDKKAAGAGKVTKSAQKAQKAK